In Populus alba chromosome 1, ASM523922v2, whole genome shotgun sequence, a single window of DNA contains:
- the LOC118049003 gene encoding BTB/POZ domain-containing protein At1g04390 isoform X4 — protein MRSSKQAAAAAATATENNRGISGHMFTLHQRLYHALNLGTRYSEGKEWKWKCTDIEIQRHVVRSISSFIESASPDTLHHPLVKDSVTDIVWALVWILQHKSEAVLSIAANVVVKLIRIIPNSILQPYSLYLVHPLAPLLSSRRMEVSIACATALNMILSNLSATREKSVWEILSETKTVFLIVSGIREFSGGSMATEYFQEMASLLSTILQKWSASRFSVWNDTKLMEVLEAMHENPDVSIKVALLKLYSGIGIIICTEFFFMNSIRLKIVKQRLLICMPALCGNGAMKLLQNGEALLQMMVLCMGRSRPLSVQMEGFRLAQRLATNKQGCLKMLSLCCEPIVKAIIDGMTGWTLSSGKIANDQMSLLVEACRLALIIRWDGEHHDYFWKKGIDKVLLDLLLEKFRNGQSVHLLTLEEQMSEAQEALKADVLLVLRPYMWDILGWLAIYCREDFNPNIHSHELLIDMLIRCACLTFTDSVRKGWQICQSDLSETFRSESASRAVLMMIYSPCKYIASKARSMLSEILKPTGKEYLKHSLRVLNFTLTRDNFGIPDMLQTGINLVALTCCACLPWYRSYIVKSGGVKTLLAFIKWCLSNDVHIGRLSFAPHLHNIFSQRLCCWVCKEDWEGNDILLLYGLWGLAELLHYGSISKNVDIFSGQVEYTEAQFVRMLQEICSDNSALGLKWNAAYILSYFGFYGFPCKLGRRIGKALDENEFADTRIILAKGESMSVHGVVLAIRCPSLLPPEELSHDEKASDGSSGRCAVDKQYGKFKKDIRLSSHVDNQALSKLLKFVYLGYLHAGDEHVKKLNILAKHCSLQPLSTMLGRRRPKWGTLFPIYDLTPALALTGHHFSYGTSS, from the exons atgaGATCTTCAAaacaagcagcagcagcagcagcgacAGCGACAGAGAACAACAGAGGCATAAGCGGTCACATGTTCACTCTCCATCAACGTCTCTATCATGCTCTCAACCTCGGTACCAG ATATTCTGAAGGAAAAGAGTGGAAATGGAAGTGTACAGATATTGAAATCCAACGGCATGTCGTCCGCTCCATTTCTTCCTTCATTGAGTCTGCCTCGCCAGACACTTTACATCATCCTCTTGTTAAG GATTCTGTGACCGACATAGTTTGGGCATTGGTATGGATTCTTCAGCATAAAAGTGAGGCTGTATTGAGTATAGCAGCAAATGTGGTTGTAAAGTTAATCCGCATTATACCCAATTCAATACTGCAACCGTATTCATTATATCTGGTTCATCCTTTAGCACCCTTGCTATCTTCCCGTCGAATGGAAGTCTCAATTGCTTGTGCCACTGCTTTGAATATGATTCTCTCGAATCTGAGTGCAACCAGGGAGAAAAGTGTTTGGGAGATTCTGAGTGAAACGAAAACTGTTTTCCTTATTGTTAGTGGTATACGGGAATTTTCTGGTGGTTCTATGGCTACTGAATATTTCCAAGAGATGGCTTCTCTTTTGAGTACAATACTGCAAAAGTGGTCTGCTTCTCGGTTCTCTGTCTGGAATGATACTAAATTGATGGAAGTTCTAGAGGCTATGCATGAAAATCCTGATGTTTCCATTAAGGTTGCACTTTTGAAGTTATATTCAGGGATAGGTATAATCATATGCACTGAGTTCTTCTTTATGAATTCTATAAGGCTCAAAATTGTTAAACAACGACTCTTGATTTGTATGCCAGCTCTATGTGGTAATGGGGCCATGAAGCTTCTTCAAAATGGGGAAGCCCTTCTACAAATGATGGTTCTCTGCATGGGTAGATCCCGCCCTCTTTCTGTTCAGATGGAAGGATTTAGACTTGCCCAACGCTTAGCG ACAAATAAGCAGGGATGTTTAAAAATGCTGAGCTTATGCTGCGAGCCTATTGTTAAAGCTATAATTGATGGAATGACTGGATGGACCTTGAGCTCGGGGAAGATTGCAAATGACCAGATGTCTTTGTTAGTGGAAGCTTGTCGCTTGGCTCTTATAATTCGCTGGGATGGGGAAcatcatgattatttttggaAGAAAGGAATTGACAAGGTCCTACTTGATCTTCTTCTTGAAAAGTTTCGTAATGGACAGTCTGTACACCTTTTGACACTTGAAGAACAGATGTCTGAAGCACAGGAGGCTCTCAAAGCTGATGTTCTTCTTGTTTTGAGGCCATACATGTGGGATATTCTTGGATGGCTGGCAATATACTGTAGGGAAGATTTCAACCCCAACATTCATAGTCATGAACTTCTCATTGATATGCTTATTAGATGTGCATG CTTAACTTTTACAGATTCAGTTCGTAAAGGATGGCAAATATGCCAAAGTGATCTGTCTGAGACATTCAGAAGTGAATCAGCATCAAGGGCAGTTCTTATGATGATTTATTCTCCCTGCAAATACATTGCATCAAAAGCCAGGTCTATGCTGTCTGAAATTCTAAAGCCAACTGGCAAGGAATATTTGAAACACTCATTGCGCGTTCTCAATTTTACGTTGACAAGGGATAATTTTGGAATACCAGATATGCTTCAAACTGGCATAAACTTGGTGGCTTTGACATGCTGTGCTTGTTTGCCATGGTACCGAAGTTACATTGTTAAAAGTGGAGGAGTAAAGACACTACTGGCTTTTATAAAGTGGTGCCTAAGCAATGATGTCCATATAGGAAGGCTGAGCTTTGCTCCTCATTTGCATAATATATTCAGTCAGAGGCTTTGTTGCTGGGTGTGCAAGGAAGACTGGGAAGGCAATGACATACTTTTATTGTATGGGTTGTGGGGGCTAGCTGAGTTACTACACTATGGATCTATAAGCAAAAATGTTGACATTTTTTCCGGCCAGGTGGAATATACTGAAGCTCAGTTTGTTAGAATGCTTCAGGAGATTTGCAGTGACAACTCTGCTCTTGGGCTGAAATGGAATGCTGCATACATTCTAAGTTACTTTGGATTTTATGGTTTTCCTTGTAAACTTGGGAGGCGTATAGGGAAGGCACTTGATGAGAATGAATTTGCAGATACACGAATCATCCTTGCAAAAGGGGAGTCTATGAGTGTTCATGGTGTCGTTCTTGCCATTCGATGCCCATCATTGCTGCCTCCTGAAGAATTATCTCATGATGAGAAAGCATCTGATGGTTCTTCTGGAAGATGTGCTGTAGATAAGCAGTATGGAAAGTTTAAGAAAGATATTCGCTTATCTTCACACGTTGATAACCAGGCACTGTCCAAGTTGTTGAAATTTGTTTACTTAGGATATCTGCATGCTGGTGATGAACAtgtgaagaaattgaatattCTTGCTAAACATTGTAGTTTGCAACCTCTATCAACAATGCTTGGCAGAAGACGTCCAAAGTGGGGCACACTTTTCCCCATCTATGATCTTACCC
- the LOC118049003 gene encoding BTB/POZ domain-containing protein At1g04390 isoform X3 gives MRSSKQAAAAAATATENNRGISGHMFTLHQRLYHALNLGTRYSEGKEWKWKCTDIEIQRHVVRSISSFIESASPDTLHHPLVKDSVTDIVWALVWILQHKSEAVLSIAANVVVKLIRIIPNSILQPYSLYLVHPLAPLLSSRRMEVSIACATALNMILSNLSATREKSVWEILSETKTVFLIVSGIREFSGGSMATEYFQEMASLLSTILQKWSASRFSVWNDTKLMEVLEAMHENPDVSIKVALLKLYSGIGIIICTEFFFMNSIRLKIVKQRLLICMPALCGNGAMKLLQNGEALLQMMVLCMGRSRPLSVQMEGFRLAQRLATNKQGCLKMLSLCCEPIVKAIIDGMTGWTLSSGKIANDQMSLLVEACRLALIIRWDGEHHDYFWKKGIDKVLLDLLLEKFRNGQSVHLLTLEEQMSEAQEALKADVLLVLRPYMWDILGWLAIYCREDFNPNIHSHELLIDMLIRCACLTFTDSVRKGWQICQSDLSETFRSESASRAVLMMIYSPCKYIASKARSMLSEILKPTGKEYLKHSLRVLNFTLTRDNFGIPDMLQTGINLVALTCCACLPWYRSYIVKSGGVKTLLAFIKWCLSNDVHIGRLSFAPHLHNIFSQRLCCWVCKEDWEGNDILLLYGLWGLAELLHYGSISKNVDIFSGQVEYTEAQFVRMLQEICSDNSALGLKWNAAYILSYFGFYGFPCKLGRRIGKALDENEFADTRIILAKGESMSVHGVVLAIRCPSLLPPEELSHDEKASDGSSGRCAVDKQYGKFKKDIRLSSHVDNQALSKLLKFVYLGYLHAGDEHVKKLNILAKHCSLQPLSTMLGRRRPKWGTLFPIYDLTPALALTGHHFSYGLLLDLCLRTFFIVLDQRVLSFYIFVH, from the exons atgaGATCTTCAAaacaagcagcagcagcagcagcgacAGCGACAGAGAACAACAGAGGCATAAGCGGTCACATGTTCACTCTCCATCAACGTCTCTATCATGCTCTCAACCTCGGTACCAG ATATTCTGAAGGAAAAGAGTGGAAATGGAAGTGTACAGATATTGAAATCCAACGGCATGTCGTCCGCTCCATTTCTTCCTTCATTGAGTCTGCCTCGCCAGACACTTTACATCATCCTCTTGTTAAG GATTCTGTGACCGACATAGTTTGGGCATTGGTATGGATTCTTCAGCATAAAAGTGAGGCTGTATTGAGTATAGCAGCAAATGTGGTTGTAAAGTTAATCCGCATTATACCCAATTCAATACTGCAACCGTATTCATTATATCTGGTTCATCCTTTAGCACCCTTGCTATCTTCCCGTCGAATGGAAGTCTCAATTGCTTGTGCCACTGCTTTGAATATGATTCTCTCGAATCTGAGTGCAACCAGGGAGAAAAGTGTTTGGGAGATTCTGAGTGAAACGAAAACTGTTTTCCTTATTGTTAGTGGTATACGGGAATTTTCTGGTGGTTCTATGGCTACTGAATATTTCCAAGAGATGGCTTCTCTTTTGAGTACAATACTGCAAAAGTGGTCTGCTTCTCGGTTCTCTGTCTGGAATGATACTAAATTGATGGAAGTTCTAGAGGCTATGCATGAAAATCCTGATGTTTCCATTAAGGTTGCACTTTTGAAGTTATATTCAGGGATAGGTATAATCATATGCACTGAGTTCTTCTTTATGAATTCTATAAGGCTCAAAATTGTTAAACAACGACTCTTGATTTGTATGCCAGCTCTATGTGGTAATGGGGCCATGAAGCTTCTTCAAAATGGGGAAGCCCTTCTACAAATGATGGTTCTCTGCATGGGTAGATCCCGCCCTCTTTCTGTTCAGATGGAAGGATTTAGACTTGCCCAACGCTTAGCG ACAAATAAGCAGGGATGTTTAAAAATGCTGAGCTTATGCTGCGAGCCTATTGTTAAAGCTATAATTGATGGAATGACTGGATGGACCTTGAGCTCGGGGAAGATTGCAAATGACCAGATGTCTTTGTTAGTGGAAGCTTGTCGCTTGGCTCTTATAATTCGCTGGGATGGGGAAcatcatgattatttttggaAGAAAGGAATTGACAAGGTCCTACTTGATCTTCTTCTTGAAAAGTTTCGTAATGGACAGTCTGTACACCTTTTGACACTTGAAGAACAGATGTCTGAAGCACAGGAGGCTCTCAAAGCTGATGTTCTTCTTGTTTTGAGGCCATACATGTGGGATATTCTTGGATGGCTGGCAATATACTGTAGGGAAGATTTCAACCCCAACATTCATAGTCATGAACTTCTCATTGATATGCTTATTAGATGTGCATG CTTAACTTTTACAGATTCAGTTCGTAAAGGATGGCAAATATGCCAAAGTGATCTGTCTGAGACATTCAGAAGTGAATCAGCATCAAGGGCAGTTCTTATGATGATTTATTCTCCCTGCAAATACATTGCATCAAAAGCCAGGTCTATGCTGTCTGAAATTCTAAAGCCAACTGGCAAGGAATATTTGAAACACTCATTGCGCGTTCTCAATTTTACGTTGACAAGGGATAATTTTGGAATACCAGATATGCTTCAAACTGGCATAAACTTGGTGGCTTTGACATGCTGTGCTTGTTTGCCATGGTACCGAAGTTACATTGTTAAAAGTGGAGGAGTAAAGACACTACTGGCTTTTATAAAGTGGTGCCTAAGCAATGATGTCCATATAGGAAGGCTGAGCTTTGCTCCTCATTTGCATAATATATTCAGTCAGAGGCTTTGTTGCTGGGTGTGCAAGGAAGACTGGGAAGGCAATGACATACTTTTATTGTATGGGTTGTGGGGGCTAGCTGAGTTACTACACTATGGATCTATAAGCAAAAATGTTGACATTTTTTCCGGCCAGGTGGAATATACTGAAGCTCAGTTTGTTAGAATGCTTCAGGAGATTTGCAGTGACAACTCTGCTCTTGGGCTGAAATGGAATGCTGCATACATTCTAAGTTACTTTGGATTTTATGGTTTTCCTTGTAAACTTGGGAGGCGTATAGGGAAGGCACTTGATGAGAATGAATTTGCAGATACACGAATCATCCTTGCAAAAGGGGAGTCTATGAGTGTTCATGGTGTCGTTCTTGCCATTCGATGCCCATCATTGCTGCCTCCTGAAGAATTATCTCATGATGAGAAAGCATCTGATGGTTCTTCTGGAAGATGTGCTGTAGATAAGCAGTATGGAAAGTTTAAGAAAGATATTCGCTTATCTTCACACGTTGATAACCAGGCACTGTCCAAGTTGTTGAAATTTGTTTACTTAGGATATCTGCATGCTGGTGATGAACAtgtgaagaaattgaatattCTTGCTAAACATTGTAGTTTGCAACCTCTATCAACAATGCTTGGCAGAAGACGTCCAAAGTGGGGCACACTTTTCCCCATCTATGATCTTACCC